In one window of Frigoriglobus tundricola DNA:
- a CDS encoding YqaE/Pmp3 family membrane protein, whose protein sequence is MLSVFAIVCPPLAVLLTSSPLQAATNLGLTLFLYVPGVLHARKAVEKYSVNRQYDKLMRILDDRATAGVRATYPTAA, encoded by the coding sequence ATGTTATCCGTCTTCGCTATCGTTTGTCCGCCGCTGGCCGTTCTGCTGACCTCGAGCCCCCTTCAAGCTGCCACGAACCTCGGGTTGACTCTGTTCCTGTACGTTCCCGGCGTACTTCACGCGCGCAAGGCCGTTGAGAAGTATTCGGTGAATCGCCAGTACGATAAACTGATGCGGATTCTTGACGACCGTGCCACGGCCGGAGTACGCGCCACGTACCCGACGGCTGCGTGA